ttttaaatattttgtggtcctgaaaaggaccgttgaatattttttttaacctcgatgatttaagcacgttcgccacggatgcgtctggccaattgaatgtcttttggcataattgtgacacgtttggcatggatggcgcacaaatttgtgtcttcaaacaggccaaccaaataagcttcacttgcttcttgaagcgccataacagctgagctctggaaacgcaaatctgttttgaaatcttgagcaatttcacgaactaaacgttggaaaggcaatttacgaattaacaattcggtgcttttctgataacgacgaatctcacgaagagccactgttccaggacgataacgatgtggtttctttacacctcctgttgctggagcacttttacgagctgcctttgttgccagttgcttacgtggggcttttccaccagtcgatttacgggcagtttgctttgtacgagccatgatttcactttttttcacttcactaataaacacaacacttttgttcacaatttttttagaaaaatcgaatgtagatttctgtttaagtcattaaattggctattcatgtttccgttcgactgtttttttcattttcgttgtcgatttatttggccaatcaaaattaagaattgttatgaaaaataagtataaatacttgtggtatttcgagcgaagagccacagtttaacagtgactcttgtgcagtgcagttctctagttcagtttaagtgtttttttaattaaataaataaaaatgactggtcgtggtaaaggaggaaaaggtttgggcaaaggcggagctaagcggcatcgtaaggtattgcgtgataacattcaaggaatcacgaaaccagcaattcgtcgattggctcgtcgtggaggtgtaaaacgtatttctggtttgatttacgaagaaacacgtggagtgttgaaagtttttctggaaaatgttatccgagatgccgttacttacaccgaacacgctaagcgtaagacagttacagctatggatgtagtttacgctttgaagagacaagggcgtactctttacggtttcggaggttaagaattttattcgaaacaaacaatcggtccttttcaggaccacaattaaatataaaagagattgaaaatagaaatcatacaccgttgacgaacaaaatacctaattttttttcatttgccaatgaatatatgtatgtatatactaaatacctgatgattatcaaaaaaaattattttgctaatttacttacttttttgtaccaaaatattttttttgaaatggaaacataaaataaaattcctttttgtgaaaaatttttttttttgctttagtcgcaaaaacatattttattccttgtattattcttttttcgaaatggaaacaaaaattaaataaaattcctttttctgaaattttttttgttgctttgcatattttattcttttttccgtagaaaaattttttttttttgctgctttacggattggatacgaacaaatatttctttttccaaaggaagaaaaaacatttgtttgttgctttctttttcttcgtacgagaatattttagaatatatacaaaaaattgaaaaataaacacatctcttaatagaaattattggatacgaacaaatatttctttttgcagaggaagaaaaaaacattttttgtttgttggtttctttttctttgaaaaaaaataaaaaatattttttccgaactgaaaaaaaaaatgttttgttgctttacggattggatacgaacaaatatttctttttcttcgtaccagaatattttaaaattgctatatacctacaagaaattgaaaaataaccacatcttttaacagaaattagaattgcatacgaacaaatatttctttttccaaagaaagaaaaaaacatgtttgttggtttctatttctttgaaaaaaaaaaaaataaaaaatattttttccgaactgaaaaaaaaatgttttgttgctttacggattggatacgaacaaatatttctttttgcaaaggaagaaaaaacatttgtttggtttcttcttctttgaaaaaaaaatgtgttgctttacggattggatacaaacaaatatttctttttgcaaagaaagaaaaaacatttgtttgttggtttcttcttcttcgtattttaaaatatataaaaaaaatgaaaaatatacacatctcttaatagaaattatttgtcgtcctgaaaaggacggttttttttttgtttgctgtcactacatagatttaagcacttttctctgtcttctttggcaacaaaacagcttgaatatttggaagaacacctccttgtgcgattgtgactccagaaagtaatttattcaattcctcgtcgttccgaatagccaattgcaaatggcggggaataattctagtttttttgttgtcacgagcagcatttcccgccaattccaagacttctgccgccaaatattccatcacagctgccaaatacacaggggcaccggctccgacgcgctcagcatagtttccctttcgcagcagacgatgaatacgaccaacagggaattgtaatccagcacgattagagcgggactttgcctttcccttcacttttccacctttaccacgaccagacattttatattattgttttttaaatattttttacaaaagaaaaaacacaagagagctcactatttcactgttcactgtatcactgcacactgtagaatgacaaaattttcgaactgtgcgctgtcttttatctaaattttcgtatgctcgcacacagaaaaaagagggttgtggccttagaaagccgttgtggaaagagacaatataattcgtgagtttttcagaaaaattcacagttctcgttcagtcgtcattgtgtgcagttcgttaatagtgaaagtgaagtgaattataaaaataaaatgccgccaaaaactagtggtaaagcagctaaaaaagccggaaaggcacaaaaaaatatcaccaagaccgataagaagaagaagcgcaagaggaaggaaagctacgcaatctacatttacaaagttttgaagcaagttcatcctgacactggaatttcatcgaaggccatgagcatcatgaatagttttgtgaacgacatcttcgaaagaattgctgctgaagcctctcgcttagctcactacaacaagcgttcaacaatcacaagtcgggaaatccagactgccgtgcgattgttgttgcctggtgaactagccaagcatgctgttagtgaaggaacaaaggcggttaccaaatacacaagctcgaagtaattttttttttattgaatttcttcaaaaatggcccttttcagggccgcaaaaatatcaataagagattagagaattgaaaaaaaaatattttttctacctgcggaaaaattcgttaaataaatatttttatttgtgattgaagtaatttttttttatttaatttcttcaaaaatggcccttttcagggccgcaaaaatatcaataagagattagagaattgacaaaaaaatatatttttttttctacctgcggaaaaattcgttaaataaatatttttatttgtgattgtaagagtattttctatgaaaaaaataaattttgtaaattgttccagacgccacgtgaatcatgtcgcgtccaatagaaacacaaacattttttttattgttctacgcatcgtgtacagtctcgaagcgtcgcaaaagttttaataagaaactagagatttgagaagaaaggtatatacatatattttttttgcctgtggaatgattttatgaatctattttgtttttctttgtgatttttgattagaaaatatattttctatcaaaagaaatacaaaagttagttctgttaattgttccagacaccacgtgtatcgtgccgagtcaagtagaaacgaaaaacatacaaaaaatacattttattaaataattttgtttgttttgttctacccatcgtgtccagttatgtcgctatgtgtacagtgtacagtcacgtagcgtcacaaaaatatctataaaatattagagaattaaatttgtttgtgttttttgatgtcagatgtatgtaatttctatgaaaagaaatacaaaattcttgttattttgtttaagattttttttattgttctacgcatcgagtacagtctcgaagcgtcacaaaatttttaataagaaactagagaatttaaagaaatgtatgttttctttgcctgtggaatacatattgttttttgttttaatttttgattacaaaatatattttctatgaaaagaaatacaaaacttacttttgttgattgttccagacacgacgtgtatcatgccgagtcaactaaaaacaaaaaaatataaattttgtttgtattgttctacccatcgtgtccagttatgtcgctatgtgtacagtcacgtagcgtcgcaaaaacatctaggtataaaatattagagaattaaatttgtttgtgttttttgatgtcagatgtacgtatgtaatttctatgaaaagaaatacaacactcttgatattttgtttaagaattttcttaattgttgcggatatacttcatgtcgcgtccagtcgataaaaatatatgaaaatatatgtaatttctatgaaaagaaatacaaaactcttgataaattgtgtaagaatttttttatttgttgcaggaatgcgtcatgtcgcgtccagtcgataaaaatatatgaaaaacatatgtaattcctgaaataaaatacaaaactcttgatattttgtttaagaattttgtaaattgttgcaggtatacgtcatgtcgcgtctagtccataaaaatacatgaaaacaaatacctacattttgccaaagtatttcgtttgtatttttctacgcatcgtgtacagtcacatagcgtggaaacatttcaataattacgtaggtattagagaaatgcaaaaaaagaaaaatatgttgttgtcttatttgatagtaaaagtattttctatgaaagatatttattgttgaaggcatcgcatcgcgtccaatcacaaaaaagtagaaaataaacagtacagtctcgcccatacatatcgcatcgtacctagtagctgtagttagaaaataggcgcaaaaatatatattatttatttgtattgatatttcctttctttctgcccaatgagaaatacatatgaatacaaataaattaagtttgcttttgaatacctatttcataaaaaactattttctgtagaacaaaaaaaggacgaaaataaatgcaaaactaaatacgttttcggttgttcagtctcgcccagacaaatcgcatcgtgcctagtagctgtagtaagaaaataggcgcaaaaatatattatttatttgtattgatatttcctttctttctgcccaatgagaaaaacatatgaatacaaataaatgaagtttgcatttgcaatacctatttcattaaaaaaagtattttctgtagaacaaaaaagcgcgaaaataaatgcaaaacaaaatacgtttccgtttgttcagtagtggtagtcccgtagcggcgacagcgcgcgccggccgcgcggcggcgtcgcatcgcatccagccacttcaccacttatcccgtcgccgttgctccaccagcccatcgcatctcaacgctatcatcgagatagtccaaaaattctccctcctttttaataaaaaattaaaaaaaaaaagtttttatatctcattttagtatattttttgtagccctgaaaaggactgtggatttttgttttgatttcaactttgtttttcattgaaatggaaattttacttctttgcctttttaacagcgactgccttttttggcttggctgctgctgtggctgattttgcttttggcactttaggtttaggcgcggctgcctttgattttgttggctttgccttaactgcactcgtttttttaacacttttcacttttggtttttccaccttctttttatctgcactggcacttttttttgttgtggcggctactttttttactttcttttcaccagacactttttttaattttttgtcaccagcagcggcagcttttggtttggcggcagattttttcttctcagcagacttggcctttggttccttgttggcactaggcgacaatttaaaagaacccgcagctccttttcctttggtttgcactaatttaccacttattacagcaccttttaaatatttttttataaacggagcaagtttttgtacatcaactttgtaagtagcagcaatatattttttgattgccaaaagggaagaaccaccgcgatctttcaatgttttaattgccgcatccaccatttgctgagtcggaggatgagttggtgccgattttggtttttttgacccacttgcggcggcagctttttttggttttttttccgcaacgattgcaggagacgtagctacagtatctgccattttgaattcactatcactattattaatcactttagagcacaattttaagaaatagaaacacgtttttgttaaaattgcgccaaatccgcacctacagaaacggctaaatgagaatcaaagagagcgaaggtatacaaaaaattcattttgtacataatttgtacacttttgcaacttagtttcctcttaaaacttcaaaaatttacgtcttttcgacctaaatattataaaacaattgacaaaatttattcttacaataataatagataatttaataaataatttgattgaaaaaacactatctatcaatgcattaataacaattaaagtaaatgtttggtggtatttttttaatacttaccaacaagaatgttta
This window of the Eupeodes corollae chromosome 3, idEupCoro1.1, whole genome shotgun sequence genome carries:
- the LOC129952358 gene encoding histone H2A, with the translated sequence MSGRGKGGKVKGKAKSRSNRAGLQFPVGRIHRLLRKGNYAERVGAGAPVYLAAVMEYLAAEVLELAGNAARDNKKTRIIPRHLQLAIRNDEELNKLLSGVTIAQGGVLPNIQAVLLPKKTEKSA